The segment CAAGTCAATGAATGTTACCACTGCAGCATGCCACAAAAACTTTGGGTGTACGAACCGTGGCTAGAGGAATTGGGCATGGACATCCCGACAACAACAGAAGAGTATAAAGAGCTTTTGTTAGCCATTAAAAATACTGATTTAAACGGTAATGGAAAAGCGGATGAGATTCCTTTATCGGGACAATACAACGGATACTACACTTCGTTGGCTACGCCAGGGTTTTTGATGGATCCATTTATATATAGTGATTTGCACATCGTTGACGGAGAAGTGATTGCGCCTTGGAATAAACCAGAATATAAAGAAGGCCTTGCCTATTTACGTGATTTGTATGAAGAGGGGCTCATTTATTCTGGTTCATTTACGCAAAGTTTAGAACAATTTAAACAATTGGGTGAAAATCCAAATGAACCGATCTTAGGAACCGCTGTCTCTGCAACAGTTTCCTTTGCTGATGTGAATGGTAGAATGAACGATTATGTTGTTATTCCACCGTTAGAAGGCCCTAGCGGTCAACGCATTACTCATTCTGTACCGAATCCAGTCACACGCCCTGCCGAGTTTATTATTACGAATAAAGCAAAGCACCCTGAAGTTGCCTTCCGCTGGGCAGATGCGATGTATGATGAAGGTATTACGATGCGTTCCGTGCTTGGCAGAGAAGGAGAAGAGTGGTTTACACCAGAAGAAGGTGTACTTGCTTTAAATGGGGAGCAGGCATCATACGAAACGATTAAACTTGATGAGCCTGTTCAGAATGCGCACTGGAGTCAGACAGGACCATCCTTGAGAACAAAAGAATTTAGATCGAGCCGTGCTGTTCCAGAGGGGGATTTAGAAACAAAATTATGGGAATCGACCGAGCAGTATGAGCCATATCTTTCAGATAGCATCGAGCCAATCCCACCTCTCTTCTTTAGTCAGGAAGATTCTAATGAGATGGCGAAAATTGAACAGTCCTTAACGGATTACTACGAAGAGATGGCAGCAGCGTTTATTACTGGAGAGTCAGATTTAGATAAGGATTGGGATGAGTATATTAATAATTTACAACAAATCGGTCTTGATGAGTACGTAAATATTTATCAAAGAGCATATGATGAAAAATATAAATAATTTAGTGAATGCGTCATTGCGTTAATCGTAGTGTGGTAAGAAAAGGGGAGTGAATGATAACACGGACCCTTTTCTGTGTTACCTTATATCAAAACTTAAAAGGGAGGGGATAAATTTAGTTAAGCTCACATGTACCACGTTGAGAAGTCGGGTTAGAATCGACATGATGTGGAAGGAGGTTATAATGAACTTAGCGCATGAAGTCAGCCACTCTGATCCAAGTTAAATAATGGATTGCAGAAGGTGCATTAATTTCTAAAAAATGATTTTTGGGAGGGCGACTGATCATGACATAGGTTGATAACAACTGTTTGCGAAGGCTTAAAACAGAATGGTCAGAGAGGTTGAAACAGAAAAGGGTTATGGTGGTTGTGAAAGTCCTTGTTTTGCATGACAAGAGATGGCAAACGTTAAAAAACAAGCTCTTGATCAACTTTAAATTTCAGAAAAAAAGACTTCTTTGTGAGTTAAGAAAAAATCTTACAGCTCTAGGGAGGTATTCAATGATCAGGAAAAGGCTGTTTTTTCTAGTGTTGTCTATCGTGTTTATTACGGCTTGTTCAAATGATGAGAATACGAGTGCTGATAGTTCTGATCCCATTGTTACAGCGGCCGGAGAATTTCCGATCGTGAAAGAAAAAGTAGAGCTAGATGTCTTAATCCCGGCAAATGCCATGGTCGAAGACTTTGAAACGAATGCATTTACGAAGTGGTATGAAGAAAAAACAGGGGTTCACGTAAACTGGGAAGTCCTTCCCGCTGAAGGTTCGACAGAACAATTGAATTTAATTATGACAAGTGGTGAATACCCAGATGTCATTATGGATATGGGCATTGGCAGATCGCAGCTAAGATTGTATGGAGAGAATGGTACGTTTTTAGCTTTAAATGACTTGATCGACGAATACGGTGTCGAAACGAAAAAGATGTTTGAAGACATGCCGTTAGTTGAAGATGACATTACGACACCTGACGGAGATATTTTCTCTTTGCCACAAGTTAATGAGTGTTATCACTGCAGTATGCCGCAAAAAATGTGGGTGTACGAACCGTGGCTAGAGGAATTAGGCATGGACATCCCGACAACAACGGAAGAATATAAAGATCTCTTGTTAGCCATTAAAAATAACGACCCAAACGGTAATGGAAAAGCGGACGAAATTCCGTTATCTGGTCAATACAATGGCTGGTACACATCGTTGGCAAACCCAGGTTTTTTAATGGATCCGTTTATTTATAGCGCTTTACACATCGTTGACGGAAAGGTGATTGCGCCTTGGGATAAGCCAGAATATAAAGAAGGTCTTGCCTACTTACGTGATTTGTATGAAGAGGGACTGATTTATTCTGGTTCATTCACACAAAATGCAGAGCAGTTTAAACAACTAGGAGAAAATCCGGGGACACCCATTTTAGGCACAGCTGTATCTGCCTCGATCGCGTACGCAGATGTAGATGGGAGAATGAACGATTACGTCGTGATTCCACCATTGGAGGGACCGAGTGGTCAACGCGTAACGCATTTTGTGCCGAGTTTAGTCACACGTCCTGCCGAGTTTATTATTACGAATAAAGCCGAACACCCTGAAGTGGCATTTCGCTGGGCAGATGCGATGTATAATGAAGACATTACGATGCGTTCTGTCATTGGCAGAGAAGGAGAGGAATGGTTTAAACCGGAGGAAGGTGTGCTTGCTTTAAATGGGGAACAGGCAACATATGAAACAATTACAAAGAATGGACATATTCACAATGCGCATTGGGATCAAACGGGCCCATCTTTAAGAACGAAAGAGTTTCGGTCGAGCCGTGCCGTTCCAGAAGGCGATATTGAAACATTATTATGGGGTGCAACTGAACAGTATGAGCCCTACCTTTCGGACACAATAGAGCCGATTCCACCACTCTTCTTTAGTGAAGAAGATTCTAATAAAATGGCCAAAATTGAACAGTCCCTTTCCGATTTTCACGGAGAGATGGCAGCAGCCTTTATTACTGGAGAATCAGATTTAGACAGCGATTGGGATGAATATGTGAATACATTACAGCAAATCGGCCTTGAGGAGTTTGTCGGTATTTACCAAAGAGCATATGATGAAAAATATAAATAATTAATGAATGTTGAAAAGGGGGAGTGCACAGTCCCCCCTTTTTCTCTGACCGATCAAATATAAACTTGGAGGCATTTTACATTATGAGCATACAATCATTCATTAAACCAACAGAAAGACAACTCGAATTCCAACATTGGGGGTTTGGACTATTCCTGCATTTTGGACTTCGGACATTCTATGAAGGATACGTAGATTTTGACGATAGGCCAATGTCACCGAGTGCATTTAATCCGTCTGAATTAGATTGTGAGCAGTGGATACGAACCGCCAAGGAAGCCGGAATGAAATATGCGGTGTTAACAGCGAAGCACCATGACGGTTTCTCAAATTGGCCGTCAAAATATACGACATTCTCTGTCGCACAATCACCTTGGAAAGAAGGCAAAGGCGATGTCGTCGCTGAATTTGTTCAGGCCTGTCGTAAATATGATATTAAACCTGGACTATATTACTCTCCATACGATGGGGATGCTCAATTTTACAACCAAGATGCCAAAGCCTATGATGACTATTTTGTTCATCAAATTACCGAATTACTGACAAACTATGGAAATATCGATATTCTGTGGTTTGACGGTGCAGGATCTGAAGGACACGAATATGATTGGTCGCGCATTGTTAAACAAATCAGGTCGTTACAGCCTA is part of the Litoribacterium kuwaitense genome and harbors:
- a CDS encoding extracellular solute-binding protein; the encoded protein is MFKNKMLFLLLLIMFVMMTACSNDENASGEGNESGSGSIVTAPGEFPIVEEKVELDVLIPANSIVEDFETNEFTKWYEEKTGVHINWEIIPYESQQEQLNLILTSGEYPDVIMDMGVGRSQLRLYGESGSFLALNDLIDEYGVETKKMFEDMPLVEDVITTPEGDIFALPQVNECYHCSMPQKLWVYEPWLEELGMDIPTTTEEYKELLLAIKNTDLNGNGKADEIPLSGQYNGYYTSLATPGFLMDPFIYSDLHIVDGEVIAPWNKPEYKEGLAYLRDLYEEGLIYSGSFTQSLEQFKQLGENPNEPILGTAVSATVSFADVNGRMNDYVVIPPLEGPSGQRITHSVPNPVTRPAEFIITNKAKHPEVAFRWADAMYDEGITMRSVLGREGEEWFTPEEGVLALNGEQASYETIKLDEPVQNAHWSQTGPSLRTKEFRSSRAVPEGDLETKLWESTEQYEPYLSDSIEPIPPLFFSQEDSNEMAKIEQSLTDYYEEMAAAFITGESDLDKDWDEYINNLQQIGLDEYVNIYQRAYDEKYK
- a CDS encoding extracellular solute-binding protein; its protein translation is MIRKRLFFLVLSIVFITACSNDENTSADSSDPIVTAAGEFPIVKEKVELDVLIPANAMVEDFETNAFTKWYEEKTGVHVNWEVLPAEGSTEQLNLIMTSGEYPDVIMDMGIGRSQLRLYGENGTFLALNDLIDEYGVETKKMFEDMPLVEDDITTPDGDIFSLPQVNECYHCSMPQKMWVYEPWLEELGMDIPTTTEEYKDLLLAIKNNDPNGNGKADEIPLSGQYNGWYTSLANPGFLMDPFIYSALHIVDGKVIAPWDKPEYKEGLAYLRDLYEEGLIYSGSFTQNAEQFKQLGENPGTPILGTAVSASIAYADVDGRMNDYVVIPPLEGPSGQRVTHFVPSLVTRPAEFIITNKAEHPEVAFRWADAMYNEDITMRSVIGREGEEWFKPEEGVLALNGEQATYETITKNGHIHNAHWDQTGPSLRTKEFRSSRAVPEGDIETLLWGATEQYEPYLSDTIEPIPPLFFSEEDSNKMAKIEQSLSDFHGEMAAAFITGESDLDSDWDEYVNTLQQIGLEEFVGIYQRAYDEKYK